In Ureibacillus thermophilus, the genomic stretch TGGAGATACGGAAAATGTATCGGTTAAAAATGAAAAAAAACCAACGGAATTATTAAATAGCGAAGATGTGGATGTGACAAACAATCAAGTGGATGGGGATAAAGTCGTCGGAGATAACATGGACGGTGAATTAGGGCATGCAGATGTGATCCATTCTACGTGGGGCAAAATACCAGAAGGATTAAAAGAAGCAAAAAATCCGAAATTTAAAGTCGGCGATCAAGTCATCATCAATGCTGCCCACGATGATGATATGCAAGGTTCGAAAGGGACGATTGTCGGCGCTTATGAAACTACCGTTTATTCGATTTCTTATGAATCCACAACAGGAGAACCGGAAGAGAACAAAAAATGGTTTGTTCGGGAAGAAATTGATTCTCTTGGCGAAAAGACATTAGATGTAGGGTCAAAAGTCATTATTGAAGCTGACCGGGAAGAAGGCATGAAAGGGGCGGAAGGAGTCATTGATACCGTTGAAGAAACGGTAGTCTATATGGTAGATTATGTAAATAAAGAAGGGCAAACGGTAGAAAATTATCAATGGCTTAAAGAAAGTGAATTATCGCCTGCTAAATAACGCTTTCATCCAGGGGCTGTCCAGAAAGTATAAAACTTTTAGGACAGCCTCAAATTATTGCTACTGCGGTGTAGCAAATGATGTGCAATATGCCAGGGAAAACAGCAATTAGGATAATGAATGCTTGATTTAGATAAAAATGGAAATGGAGAATTGGAGTGAAACCGAATTCTCCTTTTTCTAAATTGTTTCAACAAATGTCTCTTGCATAGTATATGCCCATCTCTTTCTCAAATGAATGAAATCCCGAGATATGCTATAGTTATCATATGACTTACGAAAGGATGTAATCTATGGGAAAAAGCTTAGTATTAGCCGAAAAGCCGTCAGTGGCCCGTGATATTGCCCGTGTTTTAAAATGCAATAAAAGCGGCAACGGTTATTTGGAAGGAAATCAGTACATCGTCACTTGGGCTCTTGGGCATTTAGTAACCCTTGCCGACCCAGAGTATTACGATGTGAAATATAAAACATGGAGACTTGAAGATTTGCCGATGCTGCCAAAAGAAATGAAACTTATGGTCATCAAGCAATCAGCGAAGCAATTCAACGCGGTGAAAACTCAACTTCATCGAAAAGATGTTAGCGAAATTATCATTGCAACGGATGCTGGAAGAGAAGGGGAGCTTGTGGCCCGTTGGATTATCGAAAAAGCGAACGTTCGGAAACCTATTAAACGCCTATGGATTTCATCGGTGACAGATAAAGCCATTAAAGAAGGGTTTAAAAATTTAAAACCAGGAAAGCTCTATGAAAACTTATATGCCTCTGCCGTAGCTCGTTCGGAAGCGGATTGGTATATCGGATTAAACGCGACTCGGGCCCTTACAACAAAATATAATGCCCAATTAAACTGCGGACGGGTGCAAACGCCGACTCTAGCCATCATCGCTGCGCGGGAGGAAGAAATTCAAAACTTTGTTCCAAAAGAGTACTATGGTATACAGGCTATCAGCGACAAAGTGACACTCACTTGGCAAGATGCATCTGGAAATACAAGAAGCTTCCATAAAGACAAAATTCAAACGATCATCCAAAAATTACAAGGCCAACATGCAGTTGTGGAAGCAGTTGAGAAAAAGTCAAAAAAATCCTACGCACCTGCATTGTACGACTTGACGGAATTACAACGGGATGCCAATAAACTCTTTGGCTTTTCCGCAAAAGAAACGTTGAATATCATGCAAAAGCTTTATGAACATCATAAAGTATTAACTTATCCAAGAACTGATTCCAGATACCTTTCATCAGATATTGTTTCAACGATTCCAGAAAGACTTAAAGCTTGCGGAGTTGGGGAATATCGGACGCTTGCCAATGAAATTTTGAAAAAGCCGATTAAAGCCAACAAATCCTTTGTAGATGATGCGAAAGTCAGCGACCACCATGCCATCATCCCGACGGAGCAGTCGCCAAACTTATCTAAATTTACGGATAAAGAACGCAAAATCTATGATTTAGTCGTTAAGCGTTTCTTTGCGGTGCTTCTTCCACCAACGGAATATGTGCAGCTGACGATTCATGCCAAAATCGGGGATGAATTTTTTGTTGCCAAAGGGAAAAACATCCTAAATCCCGGTTGGAAAAAAGTATTTGCGAACGATTTAGTGGAAGAAGATGACGAAGAAATTCGCGAACAAATTTTGCCGCCTATTGAAAAAGGAGATCTGCTTTCAATTCAAAAAATCCAAATGACGGAAGGAATGACAAAACCGCCTTCCCGTTTTACGGAAGCGACATTGCTTTCCGCAATGGAAAATCCAACGAAATATTTGGACTCGAACAATAAAAAGCTCGCCGAAACTTTAAAATCCACAGGTGGGCTTGGAACGGTGGCTACACGCGCAGATATTATTGAGAAGTTATTCAACAGCTTCATGATTGAAAAACGGGGCGGAAAGGAAATCTACTTAACTTCCAAAGGCCGACAACTTTTAGACCTTGTGCCGGAAGATTTAAAATCTCCAGCCCTTACTGCAGAATGGGAAATGAAGCTTGAGCAAATTGCGAAGGGCAAAATGCGAAAAGAAGCCTTCCTTAACGAAATGAAGCAGTATACAAAAGAAATTGTCCATGAAATTAAAACAAGCGATAAAAAATATAAGCACGAAAACCTTTCAACGAAAACTTGTCCGGAATGTGGAAAATGGATGCTCGAAGTAAACGGAAAAAAAGGAAAAATGCTTGTTTGCCAAGATCGGGAATGCGGTTATCGCAAAACGATTTCTCAATTTACAAACATCCGCTGTCCAAATTGCCATAAAAAGATGGAATTGCACGGAGAAGGGGAAGGGAAAATTCTCGTTTGCCAATGCGGATTCCGTGAAAAATGGTCCACATTCCAAGAAAAACGAAAACATCAAACAAGCGGCAAAGTAGACAAGCGCACACTGCAAAAATATTTAAAGAAAGAAGAGACTTTCATTAATGATGCCCTTGCCGAAGCATTAAAAAAATTAAAGCTTGATTAGCGTTTGAAAACTAGGTGGTTCAAAAGCCACCTAGTTTTTTGATAGAAAAGCACTATGGAAAAATAATATTTTTTTGTTTCAAAACATTTTATAATAATAATGATAGAATAAACTCACTATTCAGAAACTTTACAAAGTGGTGTGTAAAATGAAAGTAAATCATCGTTTTGTTGAAAAAGTGGATCCGATAGAAGAAAAGAAGCGTTTGTTACTGCGCAAA encodes the following:
- a CDS encoding YdhK family protein, with product MRKQLLVFTAILSLFLLIACGDTENVSVKNEKKPTELLNSEDVDVTNNQVDGDKVVGDNMDGELGHADVIHSTWGKIPEGLKEAKNPKFKVGDQVIINAAHDDDMQGSKGTIVGAYETTVYSISYESTTGEPEENKKWFVREEIDSLGEKTLDVGSKVIIEADREEGMKGAEGVIDTVEETVVYMVDYVNKEGQTVENYQWLKESELSPAK
- a CDS encoding DNA topoisomerase III, which encodes MGKSLVLAEKPSVARDIARVLKCNKSGNGYLEGNQYIVTWALGHLVTLADPEYYDVKYKTWRLEDLPMLPKEMKLMVIKQSAKQFNAVKTQLHRKDVSEIIIATDAGREGELVARWIIEKANVRKPIKRLWISSVTDKAIKEGFKNLKPGKLYENLYASAVARSEADWYIGLNATRALTTKYNAQLNCGRVQTPTLAIIAAREEEIQNFVPKEYYGIQAISDKVTLTWQDASGNTRSFHKDKIQTIIQKLQGQHAVVEAVEKKSKKSYAPALYDLTELQRDANKLFGFSAKETLNIMQKLYEHHKVLTYPRTDSRYLSSDIVSTIPERLKACGVGEYRTLANEILKKPIKANKSFVDDAKVSDHHAIIPTEQSPNLSKFTDKERKIYDLVVKRFFAVLLPPTEYVQLTIHAKIGDEFFVAKGKNILNPGWKKVFANDLVEEDDEEIREQILPPIEKGDLLSIQKIQMTEGMTKPPSRFTEATLLSAMENPTKYLDSNNKKLAETLKSTGGLGTVATRADIIEKLFNSFMIEKRGGKEIYLTSKGRQLLDLVPEDLKSPALTAEWEMKLEQIAKGKMRKEAFLNEMKQYTKEIVHEIKTSDKKYKHENLSTKTCPECGKWMLEVNGKKGKMLVCQDRECGYRKTISQFTNIRCPNCHKKMELHGEGEGKILVCQCGFREKWSTFQEKRKHQTSGKVDKRTLQKYLKKEETFINDALAEALKKLKLD